A window of the Amycolatopsis solani genome harbors these coding sequences:
- a CDS encoding SMP-30/gluconolactonase/LRE family protein, which translates to MRRTVVLAATAALSAGLLSGASAGEAGPPRHPAVFETVFASPLGLEGLTTDGHGNLYTPARGADPCPVYRVAASGGPAAVVGTIPAPCNPAGLAFDRRGRLYVANADTVVSFVPDAANPPAATVFTSGVPGANGLAFDRDGALWISDGGTGQGRVWRAGANGVAVEQFRVQPMVSDVLAGGVGRDVRGLPPGTVTIKPNGRTAADTLGSQHIVANGLAFTADGTLLIADTARGALWRVPMDRAGNPRAATGCDAAFPANTLCLDQLEVQHPYLEGADGIVLDRAGGVWTAVNERNAIVVARRDGRVSEYFRNPADPASKLRDGGPLEFPTSPVLLPDGRLCVTNSDVNRRDNAPNTAGEATPSGAVRAKVSCVKP; encoded by the coding sequence ATGCGCCGAACCGTCGTCCTTGCCGCCACCGCCGCGTTGTCCGCCGGCCTGCTGTCCGGCGCTTCCGCCGGGGAAGCGGGCCCGCCGCGGCACCCCGCCGTCTTCGAGACGGTGTTCGCGTCCCCGCTCGGGCTCGAAGGCCTGACCACCGACGGGCACGGCAACCTCTACACCCCGGCTCGCGGAGCGGATCCTTGTCCCGTCTACCGCGTCGCGGCTTCCGGCGGCCCGGCCGCGGTCGTCGGCACGATCCCGGCGCCGTGCAACCCGGCCGGGCTGGCGTTCGACCGCCGTGGCCGGCTGTACGTGGCGAACGCCGACACCGTGGTCTCGTTCGTGCCGGACGCGGCGAACCCGCCGGCCGCGACGGTGTTCACCAGCGGCGTCCCGGGCGCGAACGGCCTCGCGTTCGACCGCGACGGCGCGCTGTGGATCTCCGACGGCGGCACCGGGCAAGGGCGCGTCTGGCGGGCCGGTGCGAACGGCGTCGCGGTCGAGCAGTTCCGCGTGCAGCCGATGGTCAGCGACGTGCTCGCCGGCGGGGTCGGCCGGGACGTGCGCGGCCTCCCGCCGGGCACGGTCACCATCAAGCCGAACGGCCGCACGGCGGCGGACACGTTGGGGTCGCAGCACATCGTTGCGAACGGCCTCGCGTTCACCGCGGACGGCACGCTGCTGATCGCCGACACCGCCCGGGGCGCGCTGTGGCGGGTGCCGATGGATCGCGCGGGCAATCCCCGCGCCGCCACCGGGTGCGACGCCGCGTTCCCCGCGAACACCCTGTGCCTGGACCAGCTCGAGGTGCAGCACCCGTACCTCGAAGGCGCCGACGGGATCGTCCTCGACCGCGCCGGCGGCGTCTGGACGGCGGTGAACGAGCGCAACGCGATCGTCGTGGCCCGGCGCGACGGCCGCGTGAGCGAGTACTTCCGCAACCCCGCCGATCCGGCGTCGAAGCTGCGCGATGGCGGGCCGCTGGAGTTCCCGACCAGTCCGGTGCTGCTGCCGGACGGCCGCCTGTGCGTCACGAACTCCGACGTCAACCGCCGCGACAACGCGCCGAACACCGCGGGCGAAGCCACGCCGTCGGGTGCGGTGCGGGCGAAGGTTTCCTGCGTCAAGCCCTGA